A stretch of DNA from Acidimicrobiales bacterium:
CCTCGGTATGGCCTGCGTCAAGGCCTACAACGACTGGATGGTCGAGGAGTGGTGCGGCGACTCCGGGGGGCGGCTCATCCCGCTGGGGATCATCCCGCTCTGGGACGTGGAGGCTGCGGCCGCCGAGGTGCGCCGCAACGCCGAGCGGGGCGTCCGGGCCGTGTGCTTCAGCGAGCTGCCGTTCCACCTCGGTCTCCCCACCATCCACGGTGGGCACTGGGACCCGTTCTTCGCGGCTTGCGCCGAGACGGGCACGGTCGTGGCCATGCACATCGGCTCGTCGTCGAAGATGCCGGCGGCGTCACCCGACGCGCCGCCGTCGGTCAGCGCCACGCTGGCCTTCGCCAACGCCATGTCGTCGATGGTCGACTTCCTGATGTCGGGGGTGCTGGTGCAGTTCCCGGCGCTCCAGCTGCTCTACGCCGAGAGCCAGCTCGGCTGGATCCCGTACATCGTGCAGCGGATCGACCAGGTGTGGGAGGACAACCAGGGGTGGGCACAGACCAAGCACATCCCCGAGCCGCCGTCGACCTACTACTACCGCAACATCAACGGCTGCTTCATCAACGACCCCCACGGCCTCGTCTCGCTCGACGAGGTAGGCGTCGACAACGTCATGGCCGAGACCGACTACCCGCACAGCGACTCGAGCTGGCCCGACACCAAGGAGATCGTGACCGACCTGGTCGCGGGCCTGCCGGACGACACGGTCCACAAGATCCTGCGCGGCAACGCCATCAGGCTGCTCGACCTGGACCTGGCCTGACCGAGGTCAGCGGTTGCCGGGATCGCTCGACAGCGCAGTGCGCAGGTCGCGCTTGAGGACCTTG
This window harbors:
- a CDS encoding amidohydrolase family protein is translated as MEIPKLVSVDDHVVEPPHVWERWLPRKHRELGPKVVRRGIRDIDYVGTASYVEHFDDDSPTKVDCWTYLDLVYTHKRMVAAAGWPKEEMTLTPITYDDMRPGCYDPKARLDDMDAGWVEASMCFPTFPRFCGQTFYEGDDKDLGMACVKAYNDWMVEEWCGDSGGRLIPLGIIPLWDVEAAAAEVRRNAERGVRAVCFSELPFHLGLPTIHGGHWDPFFAACAETGTVVAMHIGSSSKMPAASPDAPPSVSATLAFANAMSSMVDFLMSGVLVQFPALQLLYAESQLGWIPYIVQRIDQVWEDNQGWAQTKHIPEPPSTYYYRNINGCFINDPHGLVSLDEVGVDNVMAETDYPHSDSSWPDTKEIVTDLVAGLPDDTVHKILRGNAIRLLDLDLA